One window of Bos mutus isolate GX-2022 chromosome 29, NWIPB_WYAK_1.1, whole genome shotgun sequence genomic DNA carries:
- the LOC102286492 gene encoding LOW QUALITY PROTEIN: olfactory receptor 8B3-like (The sequence of the model RefSeq protein was modified relative to this genomic sequence to represent the inferred CDS: deleted 2 bases in 1 codon), with the protein MTPGNDSFVTEFILLGLTDRPDLQPPLFLLFLVMYTITILGNLGLIILISLNSNLHTPMYFFLFNLSFIDLCYSSVFTPRMMINFTSKKNIISFFFFYMGCMTQLYFFCFFVISECYVLTSMAYDRYVAICNPLLYNVAMSPKVCSSLVLGSYLMAFSGAMAHTGCMLRLTFCDANTINHYFCDVHPLLQLSCTSTYVNELVVFIVVGINIIVPSFTIFVSYCLILTNILQIKSTEGRSKAFSTCTSHIIAVSLFFGSMSFMYLKPSSAGSMDEEKISSVFYTNVVAMMNPLIYSLRNKDVKTALRKTLSRR; encoded by the exons ATGACTCCTGGaaatgactcttttgtgactgaaTTCATTCTGTTGGGATTAACAGACCGACCTGATCTCCAACCCCCTCTGTTCTTACTGTTCCTAGTAATGTATACGATCACTATTTTGGGAAATTTGGGATTGATAATCCTAATCTCACTGAATTCAAAtctgcacacccccatgtactttttcctctttAACTTGTCCTTCATAGATCTCTGTTATTCTTCTGTGTTTACACCCAGAATGATGATTAACTTCACATCAAAGAagaatatcatttct tttttttttttttacatggggTGCATGACCCAGCTCtacttcttctgtttttttgtcATTTCTGAATGCTATGTGCTGACAtcaatggcctatgaccgctatgtggccatctgtaacCCACTTCTGTATAATGTGGCCATGTCCCCTAAAGTGTGTTCCAGCCTTGTGCTTGGCTCTTACTTGATGGCATTTTCTGGTGCCATGGCTCACACTGGATGCATGCTGAGACTCACCTTCTGTGATGCAAACACCATCAACCATTATTTCTGTGATGTCCACCCTTTGCTCCAGCTCTCCTGCACAAGTACCTATGTCAATGAGCTTGTAGTTTTCATTGTGGTGGGCATCAACATCATTGTGCCCAGTTTCACTATCTTTGTCTCTTATTGTCTCATCCTCACCAACATCCTTCAAATCAAGTCCACGGAGGGCAGGTCCAAAGCCTTCAGCACTTGTACTTCCCACATAATCGCTGTTTCTCTGTTCTTTGGATCAATGTCATTCATGTATCTCAAACCATCTTCTGCTGGTTCTATGGATGAGGAAAAAATCTCTTCTGTATTTTACACCAATGTGGTTGCTATGATGAACCCCTTAATCTATAGTTTGAGAAATAAAGATGTGAAAACTGCTCTGAGAAAAACCCTGAGTAGGAGATAA